Proteins encoded by one window of Scatophagus argus isolate fScaArg1 chromosome 8, fScaArg1.pri, whole genome shotgun sequence:
- the dnajc11a gene encoding dnaJ homolog subfamily C member 11a — MASSLDDDEILNDDYYSLLNVRREATQEELKAAYRRLCMLYHPDKHRDPELKRQAEQLFNLVHEAYEVLSDPQARAIYDIYGKRGLDVEGWEVVERKRTPAEIREEYERLQKEREERRLQQRTNPKGTISVGIDATDLFDRYEEDYEDMDAGGLPHVEINKMHISQSIEAPLTTRDTAVLSGSLSTHNGNGGGTINLALRRVTSAKGWGEVELGAGDTHGPLFGLKIFRNLTPRFFVTAQCGLQFSSRGVRPGLTTVLARHLDKNTMGYLQWRWGIQSSMNTSIVRDTKSSHFTFAMQLGIPHTFVMMSYQYKFQDDDQTKIKGSVKSGFFGTVVEYGAERKISRHSVLGATVSVGVPQGVSLKIKLNRASQTYFFPIHLTDQLLPSAVFYATVGPLVFYLAIQQLVIRPYVQAQKEQELEKQRESSASDIAKKKQEAEAAVLLMQESVRRIIEAEESRMGLIILNAWYGKFVTDNSRKHERAKVIDVTVPLQCLVKDSKLILTEATKSGLPGFYDPCVGEEKSLKVLYQFRGVMHQVLSGDTEPLRIPKQSHRIDADT; from the exons ATGGCGTCTTCCTTGGACGATGATGAGATCCttaatgatgattattattcCCTGCTAAATGTCAGAAGAGAG gcaacacaggaggagctgaaggcAGCATACAGGCGATTATGCATGCTGTATCACCCAGACAAACACCGGGACCCTGAACTAAAGCGTCAGGCAGAACAGCTTTTTAACCTTGTACATGAAGCTTATGAAG TGCTGAGTGACCCACAGGCACGAGCTATCTATGATATCTATGGCAAACGAGGACTCGATGTTGAAGGATGGGAG GtggtggaaagaaaaagaacccCTGCAGAGATTCGAGAAGAGTATGAGCGTCTTCAGAAAGAGCGAGAGGAGAGAAGGCTTCAGCAAAGGACCAACCCAAAG GGAACGATTAGTGTGGGCATCGATGCCACGGACCTGTTCGATCGATATGAGGAGGACTATGAGGATATGGACGCAGGGGGGCTCCCACATGTGGAAATCAACAAGATGCATATATCACAATCCATAGAG GCTCCTCTTACCACAAGAGACACAGCAGTTTTGTCTGGCTCCTTGTCAACCCACAATGGGAATGGAGGCGGCACCATTAACTTGGCCTTGAGAAGAGTAACCTCAGCTAAGGGGTGGGGAGAG gtgGAGCTCGGTGCTGGGGACACCCACGGACCTCTCTTTGGATTGAAGATTTTCCGAAACTTGACGCCTCGATT CTTTGTGACCGCTCAGTGCGGGCTCCAGTTTTCATCCCGAGGCGTGCGTCCTGGGCTTACCACGGTGTTGGCCCGTCACCTAGACAAGAACACTATGGGCTATCTGCAGTGGCGTTGGGGGATCCAGTCCTCTATGAACACCAGCATCGTCAGGGACACCAAGAGCAGCCATTTCACCTTTGCAATGCAG cttgGCATTCCTCACACGTTTGTGATGATGAGCTACCAGTACAAGTTCCAGGATGACGACCAGACAAAGATTAAGGGCTCAGTAAA ATCAGGTTTCTTTGGGACTGTGGTAGAGTACGGTGCAGAGAGGAAGATCAGTCGACACAGTGTCCTGGGGGCCACCGTCAGCGTGGGAGTGCCCCAAGGTGTCTCCCTCAAGATCAA ACTAAACAGAGCCAGTCAAACGTATTTCTTCCCTATTCACCTGACTGACCAGCTCCTGCCTAGTGCTGTATTTTATGCCACAGTCGGACCACTGGTTTTCTACCTCGCCATCCAGCAGCTCGTTATTCGGCCTTACGTGCAGGCCCAGAAGGAGCA AGAGTTGGAGAAGCAGCGGGAGAGTTCGGCCTCTGACATAGCCAAGAAGAAACAGGAGGCAGAGGCTGCC GTCTTGCTCATGCAGGAGTCTGTGCGCAGGATTATTGAAGCTGAGGAGTCTAGAATGG GTCTCATCATCCTCAACGCCTGGTACGGCAAGTTTGTGACAGACAACAGTAGAAAACACGAGAGGGCAAAGGTCATTGATGTGACTGTGCCACTGCAGTGTCTGGTCAAAGACTCTAAACTCATCCTCACTGAGGCCACAAAG TCTGGACTCCCTGGCTTCTACGACCCCTGTGTGGGGGAGGAGAAGAGCCTGAAGGTGCTGTATCAGTTCCGAGGAGTCATGCATCAAGTCCTGTCAGGAGACACGGAACCACTCAGGATACCAAAGCAAT CACACAGGATTGATGCGGACACATAG
- the LOC124063257 gene encoding F-box only protein 6-like encodes MKRKAQAMGATQSSHPKRSTSFSQEDSFFVPLEVLEEIILNLPPEQVVCVCRLVCRQWKEVADSESLWRERCRREGYYLRDASKTPNDWRLFYFLCKKRRNLLKNPRAEDKMKNWQILENGGDRWKVEEVMAPHPNEVVQKNFVTSYGLCMKSQLIDLAEEGYSPSFMDHFQPDIKISDWYAPRWDCGSEYEIHVELLDQRKRPVKTFAPNTISFEQWNDQKWNQMIHVFQNYGPGVRYIRFTHGGKDTQLWAGWYGIRVTDSCVEICLAMDT; translated from the exons ATGAAGAGGAAGGCTCAAGCTATGGGTGCAACTCAGAGCTCACATCCAAAACGGTCGACCTCGTTTTCACAGGAGGAT TCTTTCTTTGTCCCTCTGGAGGTCCTTGAGGAGATCATCCTGAATCTTCCTCCAGAGCAGGTGGTTTGTGTTTGTCGGTTAGTGTGCCGTCAGTGGAAAGAGGTGGCTGACAGTGAATCTttgtggagagagagatgcagaagAGAAGGATATTACCTACGTGACGCCTCCAAAACACCTAACGACTGGAGGTTGTTTTACTTCCTGTgcaagaagagaagaaatctTCTCAAGAATCCAAGAGCAGAAG ATAAAATGAAGAATTGGCAGATTCTGGAGAACGGTGGTGACAGGTGGAAAGTAGAAGAAGTTATGGCGCCACATCCAAATGAAGTAGTTCAGAAAAACTTTGTGACTTCTTACGG attGTGCATGAAGTCTCAGCTTATTGATTTGGCAGAGGAAGGTTACAGTCCATCGTTCATGGATCACTTCCAGCCAGACATCAAAATATCTGATTG GTATGCACCACGATGGGACTGTGGCAGTGAATATGAGATCCATGTGGAATTGTTGGATCAAAGAAAGAGACCTGTCAAGACATTTGCCCCCAACACTATTTCCTTTGAGCAGTGGAACGATCAGAAATGGAACCAG ATGATCCATGTATTCCAGAACTATGGCCCGGGAGTGAGATATATCCGTTTTACCCACGGAGGCAAGGACACACAGTTGTGGGCAGGATGGTATGGAATTCGTGTTACGGACAGCTGCGTTGAAATATGTTTAGCAATGGACACATAG
- the LOC124063258 gene encoding cell division control protein 42 homolog isoform X2, whose product MQTIKCVVVGDGAVGKTCLLISYTTNKFPSEYVPTVFDNYAVTVMIGGEPYTLGLFDTAGQEDYDRLRPLSYPQTDVFLVCFSVVSPSSFENVKEKWVPEITHHCPKTPFLLVGTQIDLRDDPSTVEKLAKNKQKPITPETAEKLARDLKAVKYVECSALTQKGLKNVFDEAILAALEPPEPKKRRKCVLL is encoded by the exons ATGCAGACTATCAAATGTGTGGTGGTAGGTGATGGAGCAGTGGGGAAAACCTGCCTATTGATTTCATACACCACCAACAAATTCCCCTCTGAGTATGTACCAACA GTTTTTGACAACTATGCAGTAACTGTAATGATTGGGGGTGAGCCATACACCCTCGGCTTATTTGATACAGCAG GTCAGGAGGATTATGACAGGTTACGACCACTAAGCTACCCACAGACAGATGTCTTCTTAGTCTGTTTCTCAGTTGTTTCTCCTTCCTCATTTGAGAATGTTAAAGAGAAG tgGGTTCCTGAAATAACCCACCACTGTCCCAAGACCCCGTTCCTGTTGGTAGGCACTCAGATCGACCTGCGTGATGACCCCTCCACAGTGGAGAAGCTAGCCAAGAACAAACAGAAGCCAATCACCCCTGAGACGGCAGAAAAGCTTGCTCGTGACCTTAAGGCAGTCAAATATGTAGAGTGCTCAGCTCTAACACAG aaagGATTAAAGAATGTGTTTGATGAGGCAATACTGGCTGCCCTGGAGCCTCCTGAACCTAAGAAAAGACGTAAATGTGTTCTGCTCTAA
- the LOC124063258 gene encoding cell division control protein 42 homolog isoform X1 → MQTIKCVVVGDGAVGKTCLLISYTTNKFPSEYVPTVFDNYAVTVMIGGEPYTLGLFDTAGQEDYDRLRPLSYPQTDVFLVCFSVVSPSSFENVKEKWVPEITHHCPKTPFLLVGTQIDLRDDPSTVEKLAKNKQKPITPETAEKLARDLKAVKYVECSALTQRGLKNVFDEAILAALEPPETQRKRKCCLF, encoded by the exons ATGCAGACTATCAAATGTGTGGTGGTAGGTGATGGAGCAGTGGGGAAAACCTGCCTATTGATTTCATACACCACCAACAAATTCCCCTCTGAGTATGTACCAACA GTTTTTGACAACTATGCAGTAACTGTAATGATTGGGGGTGAGCCATACACCCTCGGCTTATTTGATACAGCAG GTCAGGAGGATTATGACAGGTTACGACCACTAAGCTACCCACAGACAGATGTCTTCTTAGTCTGTTTCTCAGTTGTTTCTCCTTCCTCATTTGAGAATGTTAAAGAGAAG tgGGTTCCTGAAATAACCCACCACTGTCCCAAGACCCCGTTCCTGTTGGTAGGCACTCAGATCGACCTGCGTGATGACCCCTCCACAGTGGAGAAGCTAGCCAAGAACAAACAGAAGCCAATCACCCCTGAGACGGCAGAAAAGCTTGCTCGTGACCTTAAGGCAGTCAAATATGTAGAGTGCTCAGCTCTAACACAG CGGGGACTGAAGAACGTATTTGATGAGGCTATCTTAGCCGCTTTAGAGCCCCCTGAAActcaaagaaagagaaaatgctgtttgttctgA